The following proteins are co-located in the Bacteroidales bacterium genome:
- a CDS encoding YhcH/YjgK/YiaL family protein, with protein sequence MKNIFIKIMVITGFLGIFGCKSSTDPATWSSEKIDKWFEKGEWRNGWNITPDGSINRKEFAVSYFKNRERWDKAFTFLKSNDLSKLEIKRYEIDGDNVFAPVSEYLSKNEEDAKFEAHKKYIDIQYVIIGVEQMSVAPYSALDSITVPYDPAKEVEFMTVKESKHFKATQENFFIFFPSDIHRPGLKIGENTMIKKIVVKVKVD encoded by the coding sequence ATGAAAAACATATTTATAAAAATCATGGTAATAACTGGCTTTCTTGGAATTTTCGGTTGTAAAAGTTCAACAGATCCTGCTACCTGGAGCAGTGAAAAAATTGATAAATGGTTCGAAAAAGGTGAATGGCGAAACGGATGGAACATTACTCCTGACGGTTCAATAAACAGAAAAGAATTTGCTGTTTCCTATTTCAAAAACAGGGAGAGATGGGATAAGGCATTTACCTTCCTTAAATCTAACGACCTCTCAAAGCTTGAGATAAAAAGATATGAAATTGACGGGGACAATGTTTTTGCTCCTGTAAGTGAGTATCTGAGTAAGAATGAGGAAGATGCAAAATTTGAAGCTCATAAGAAATATATTGATATTCAGTATGTTATAATCGGTGTTGAGCAGATGAGCGTCGCCCCCTATTCAGCATTGGACTCAATTACTGTGCCTTATGATCCGGCTAAAGAGGTTGAATTCATGACAGTTAAAGAGAGTAAGCATTTCAAGGCTACCCAGGAAAACTTCTTTATTTTCTTTCCATCGGATATTCACAGACCGGGTTTAAAAATCGGTGAGAATACGATGATTAAGA
- a CDS encoding PAS domain S-box protein yields the protein MEKRHVKILAIDDSMDNLSELRNLLYEAFPDALYLSANSSLQGLEICQKEYPDVILLDISMPGLNGFEVCSRLKSNESLRHIPIIMLISDNSDKKSRAYALEAGVQAFLRSPVDGSELKAQIKLILRIRESEDLKSEEKQRLEDMVLDRTAALEIELADRKKAENKLILSLDKITRNRQAIMNLMEDLKEEMAVRKKTEENLQSERNLLRTLIDNIPDTIYVFDSECRKIIANRADVEITGCKSEEDLIGKTDLEIYPGETGNRFYSDSMSVVKTGIPKIDKIEEFVNSNGEIRYLTTTQYPLFNANGKCEGLVGIGHDITNRKLAEQELEAKNRELSFLNTLAFELTQLSLTDNINEFLAKKIKEFSEAFIVVSLDYLPEKKAIQIRHIETNQEVINKVSNSLGLKYFESLIPVPEEKIDFILREYFAVADSLKELSFGQVSDITDKVIKKVTGIDRFYAIANVIGGEFFGTTMLGFKKGTVAPRKEVLIAFARLAATTIQSRRSEQKLKTSEEKYRLLIENQGEGVGIVDLEEKFVFANPAAEEMLGVEKGGLLNRNLLDFVKPEYIPVIKRETRKRTKDKKSTYEIDIIRPNGEQRTLLITATPQFSKNNLLTGTFGVFRDITDRKNAELEIVKKQEFIEKILENSPIGFAVNKIDDGSIVYVGSRFEEIYGVPRGSLKSVGEFFDIVYVDSVQREKMRERTIKDITSSDPLKMRWEDIEITTRNGELKYVTAINIPLYEQNLMISTVQDVTARNISEKALKESYEFNNSLLTTIPFGMDIVDENGTVLFQSANFHQLFGNKAIGNKCWELYRDDKRQCTDCPLFKGIKIGKTENYESKGVLGNKIFNISHTGILFRGKKAMLEIFIDITERKIMEQKIIESEAYYRTLVDISPDGIIITNLEGNVAYGSKKAYEIFGIPAGENVTNTSILRWLAPDSKNAIMERVLEIMKGNIAPETREYKLRRFDDSLFWGEISSSPLLDKEGNPLSLIIVCRDISDRKKAEYELIKSKEKAEESDRLKTAFLHNISHEIRTPMNAIIGFTSMLNEPDLDKDSQTSYIDIITKSSNHLLSIVTDIIEISNIEAGILKLNTKIVNLNSVIRNLYNQFLPGTEQKNLEFLVSHGLNDSEANVLTDGAKLTQVLSSLLSNAVKFTNSGRIVMGYKVNLNNLEFFVQDSGIGISGDQFSKIFERFYQVESTISRQYEGTGLGLSISKAYIELLGGSIWLSSEPGNGSTFFFTIPCKGAEGYVRDEAENNKRIIPHSIANKTVLVAEDEENNFRLIVELLSHLNLKIIHAVNGSEAVEICKSNNSIDLVIMDIKMPLMDGYEATSILKRRNPLLPVIAQTAFVLESDRDKILASGFDDYISKPVKKDVLIAMVKNYL from the coding sequence ATGGAAAAACGACATGTAAAAATCCTTGCTATTGATGATAGTATGGATAATCTTAGTGAACTCAGGAATTTGTTGTATGAGGCTTTTCCTGATGCATTGTATTTGTCGGCCAATTCTAGCTTGCAGGGATTGGAGATTTGCCAAAAGGAATACCCTGATGTTATCCTGCTCGACATCTCTATGCCTGGATTGAATGGATTTGAGGTCTGTTCAAGACTTAAGTCAAATGAAAGCCTGAGGCATATCCCTATAATAATGTTAATATCAGACAATTCTGATAAGAAGAGCAGAGCATACGCACTTGAGGCAGGAGTCCAGGCATTCCTGCGTAGTCCGGTAGATGGATCAGAACTTAAGGCACAGATCAAGTTAATATTAAGGATCAGGGAATCTGAGGATTTAAAAAGTGAAGAGAAGCAACGGCTTGAAGACATGGTTCTTGACCGTACTGCAGCCCTTGAAATTGAGCTTGCCGACAGGAAAAAAGCAGAGAACAAACTGATTCTTTCTTTGGATAAGATAACCAGGAACAGGCAGGCTATTATGAACCTCATGGAAGACCTGAAAGAAGAGATGGCTGTGCGTAAAAAAACAGAAGAAAATCTACAGTCTGAACGCAATTTGTTAAGAACTCTTATTGATAATATTCCTGATACCATTTATGTTTTTGACAGTGAATGCAGGAAAATAATTGCTAACAGGGCCGACGTGGAAATTACCGGATGTAAGTCAGAAGAGGATCTTATTGGTAAAACAGATTTGGAAATCTATCCGGGGGAGACTGGTAACCGTTTCTATTCTGACAGCATGAGTGTTGTTAAGACTGGTATACCAAAGATTGATAAAATTGAAGAGTTCGTTAACAGTAACGGTGAAATCAGGTATCTGACTACTACGCAATATCCATTGTTTAACGCAAATGGTAAATGTGAGGGATTAGTCGGGATCGGTCACGATATTACTAATCGTAAGTTAGCTGAACAGGAACTTGAAGCCAAGAACAGGGAACTTAGTTTTCTCAATACACTTGCTTTCGAACTCACTCAGCTTTCGCTGACAGATAATATCAATGAGTTCCTTGCTAAAAAGATTAAAGAGTTTTCTGAAGCTTTTATTGTCGTTTCACTTGACTATTTACCCGAGAAGAAGGCTATTCAGATCAGACACATAGAGACTAATCAGGAAGTGATTAATAAGGTATCAAATTCTTTAGGACTGAAGTATTTTGAGTCTCTGATTCCTGTACCGGAGGAAAAAATTGATTTTATCCTGCGGGAATACTTTGCTGTAGCAGATTCTTTAAAAGAACTTTCATTTGGACAGGTGTCAGATATTACGGATAAAGTAATAAAAAAAGTTACAGGTATCGATCGTTTCTATGCGATTGCTAACGTGATTGGAGGAGAATTTTTTGGGACTACTATGCTCGGTTTTAAAAAAGGTACCGTTGCACCCAGAAAAGAAGTTTTGATTGCATTTGCACGGTTAGCCGCCACAACCATCCAAAGCAGAAGATCTGAGCAGAAACTTAAAACGAGTGAGGAAAAGTACAGGCTTCTTATTGAAAACCAGGGAGAAGGAGTTGGAATTGTTGATCTTGAGGAAAAGTTTGTTTTCGCCAATCCGGCTGCTGAGGAGATGCTGGGTGTGGAAAAGGGAGGCCTGCTTAACCGCAATCTGCTGGATTTTGTGAAACCTGAATACATACCTGTAATTAAGCGGGAGACACGGAAAAGAACCAAAGATAAAAAATCCACATACGAGATTGATATTATCCGTCCTAACGGAGAGCAGAGAACATTGCTTATTACTGCAACCCCCCAATTTTCAAAAAATAACCTGCTTACAGGTACATTTGGTGTTTTTAGGGATATTACTGACAGAAAGAATGCTGAACTGGAAATAGTGAAAAAACAGGAATTCATTGAAAAAATTCTGGAGAATTCACCAATAGGATTTGCAGTTAACAAAATAGATGATGGTTCAATAGTTTACGTAGGAAGCAGGTTTGAGGAGATTTATGGAGTTCCGAGGGGTAGTTTAAAATCTGTAGGTGAATTTTTCGACATTGTATATGTAGATTCTGTACAAAGAGAGAAAATGCGCGAGAGAACTATTAAAGATATAACTTCCAGCGATCCATTAAAAATGAGGTGGGAGGATATCGAAATTACAACACGAAACGGAGAACTGAAATATGTTACAGCAATCAATATCCCGCTTTATGAACAGAACTTAATGATATCTACGGTTCAGGATGTTACGGCAAGAAATATATCTGAGAAGGCACTAAAGGAGAGTTATGAATTTAATAATTCATTACTCACCACTATCCCGTTTGGAATGGATATAGTTGATGAGAACGGAACTGTTTTGTTTCAGAGCGCTAACTTTCATCAATTGTTTGGCAATAAAGCAATTGGAAATAAATGCTGGGAACTTTACCGCGACGATAAGAGACAGTGTACTGATTGCCCGTTATTTAAGGGAATTAAGATAGGCAAGACAGAAAATTATGAATCAAAAGGTGTGCTGGGTAATAAAATCTTCAATATAAGTCATACAGGTATTTTATTCCGGGGTAAAAAAGCGATGCTCGAAATCTTCATAGATATTACCGAGCGAAAGATCATGGAACAGAAAATAATCGAGTCTGAGGCTTATTACAGGACGCTGGTGGATATCTCACCTGACGGAATAATTATAACCAACCTTGAAGGAAATGTTGCATATGGTTCGAAGAAAGCCTATGAAATCTTCGGGATTCCTGCGGGTGAAAATGTAACAAATACATCTATTCTCAGATGGCTTGCACCGGATTCTAAGAATGCTATAATGGAACGTGTTTTGGAAATTATGAAGGGAAATATCGCACCTGAAACCCGTGAATATAAATTAAGACGGTTTGATGATTCACTGTTCTGGGGTGAAATCTCATCGTCACCTTTGCTGGATAAAGAAGGAAATCCTTTATCGTTAATTATAGTATGCAGAGATATTTCAGATCGTAAAAAAGCTGAATATGAACTAATTAAGTCTAAAGAGAAAGCTGAAGAGAGCGACAGGCTGAAGACAGCGTTTCTTCATAACATTTCTCATGAGATAAGGACCCCTATGAATGCCATAATAGGATTCACATCGATGCTTAATGAACCTGATCTGGATAAGGATTCTCAGACATCATACATCGATATTATTACAAAGAGCAGTAATCACCTTCTTTCGATAGTAACTGACATTATTGAAATTTCAAATATTGAAGCGGGGATCCTTAAGCTAAATACTAAAATAGTCAACCTGAATTCTGTTATAAGAAATCTTTACAATCAGTTCCTTCCCGGTACAGAACAAAAGAATCTGGAATTCCTGGTTTCCCACGGTTTAAACGATAGCGAGGCAAATGTTTTAACTGATGGAGCTAAACTAACGCAGGTATTATCCAGCTTGCTTAGTAACGCTGTAAAGTTTACTAATAGCGGCAGGATTGTAATGGGTTATAAAGTCAACTTAAATAATTTGGAATTTTTTGTTCAAGACTCAGGGATCGGAATTAGCGGAGATCAATTCTCTAAGATATTCGAGCGATTCTATCAGGTAGAGAGTACTATATCCCGTCAATATGAGGGTACCGGACTGGGACTTTCAATATCAAAGGCTTATATTGAGCTGCTTGGAGGTAGTATCTGGCTTTCTTCTGAACCCGGGAACGGATCAACTTTCTTTTTTACAATACCCTGCAAAGGGGCAGAAGGATATGTTAGAGATGAAGCTGAAAACAACAAGAGGATTATCCCGCATAGTATAGCTAACAAGACTGTGTTGGTGGCCGAAGATGAAGAAAATAATTTCAGGTTGATAGTCGAACTGCTTTCTCATTTAAACCTGAAAATTATTCACGCAGTTAATGGAAGTGAGGCGGTTGAAATATGTAAGTCAAATAATAGTATCGATCTGGTTATAATGGATATAAAGATGCCTCTCATGGATGGATATGAGGCAACGTCTATTCTTAAAAGAAGAAACCCTTTGTTGCCGGTTATCGCACAAACAGCATTTGTATTAGAATCAGACAGGGATAAAATCCTCGCCTCAGGCTTCGACGATTATATTTCAAAACCTGTCAAAAAAGATGTCTTGATTGCTATGGTGAAGAATTATTTATAA
- a CDS encoding response regulator, which yields MKDSIKILFLEDVLADAEMIWTELSRSKVNFSKKLVENKEEYISALKSFEPDLIISDYSLPQFDGMTALLLKNEMAPEVPFILVTGSINEEIAVELMKAGADDYVIKQNLSRLASALNQALKKREIVKEKLKIESELRRSEQIFTAFMDYCPVFFFFKDHEARPIRLSSNYEKMIGRPVNEVIGRSMFEIFPEELAKTMIHDDLTVLKNNVPVSVVEELNGRIYETLKFPIKVHGMPTYLAGFTIDITEQKKSETALKQKIEELEQFNDLTVGRELKMIELKQEVNSLLKKMGQKEKYKIVE from the coding sequence ATGAAAGATTCAATCAAAATTCTGTTTCTTGAAGACGTACTTGCAGATGCCGAGATGATCTGGACAGAACTATCAAGGAGCAAGGTAAATTTCAGTAAGAAGCTTGTTGAGAATAAAGAAGAATACATTTCAGCACTTAAGTCATTTGAACCTGATTTGATAATATCTGATTATTCATTGCCACAATTCGATGGTATGACTGCTCTTTTACTGAAGAATGAAATGGCCCCTGAAGTACCATTTATCCTTGTTACCGGCTCTATCAATGAGGAGATAGCTGTTGAATTAATGAAAGCTGGTGCCGATGATTATGTTATCAAGCAAAACCTGTCCCGCCTTGCTTCAGCTTTGAATCAGGCCTTGAAAAAAAGAGAGATAGTAAAGGAAAAATTAAAAATTGAGAGTGAACTGAGAAGGAGCGAGCAGATTTTTACAGCTTTCATGGATTATTGTCCGGTGTTTTTTTTCTTTAAGGACCATGAAGCCCGTCCCATCAGACTCAGTTCCAATTATGAAAAAATGATCGGACGCCCGGTAAATGAGGTGATTGGAAGAAGTATGTTCGAAATATTTCCTGAAGAGCTAGCAAAAACGATGATTCATGATGACCTCACCGTATTGAAAAATAATGTGCCTGTAAGTGTGGTGGAAGAGCTGAATGGAAGAATTTATGAGACATTAAAGTTCCCGATTAAGGTACATGGAATGCCCACATATCTTGCCGGTTTCACTATAGATATTACCGAACAGAAAAAATCAGAGACTGCTTTAAAACAAAAAATAGAGGAGCTTGAACAGTTCAATGATCTTACAGTAGGAAGAGAACTTAAAATGATTGAATTAAAGCAGGAAGTGAATTCATTGCTTAAAAAAATGGGTCAGAAAGAGAAGTATAAAATTGTAGAATAA